A stretch of DNA from Deltaproteobacteria bacterium PRO3:
CAGCCCCGGCCCCGGCGGCACCCGCGGCTCCGACCGCGCCGGCCGCTCCTGCGGCGCCTCCGGCTCCTGCTGCCCCCGGTGCCCCCGCGGCGCCCAGCGCCCCGGCCGCGCCTTCGGCTCCGGCCACTTGGTAATCCTATTCGGCAAAAAAAAACCCCGCTCCGGCTCGGAGCGGGGTTTTTTTATGGACAAAATTCGGTGCTAGACTTTGCTGACGTTGGTGGCCTGAGGTCCCTTGGCGCCGGTGGTGAGGTCGAATTCGACCGTCTGACCCTCGGACAAGGTCTTGTAACCGTCTCCGGAAATCGCGGAGTAATGGACGAACACGTCCTGTCCATTCTCCTGCTCGATGAAACCGAAGCCCTTATTGTTATTGAACCACTTGACCTTGCCGCGTTCGCGTTCTGCCATAAGGATTACCTCCATAAAAAAATGCAGCCCTCGAATCGGCGCGTCTCTTCAGCAAACACCCCTTCAACCGAAAGCTCGAAAACATTCGGCCGAATAGGGGGTTGTACGCGATCATTCAAGAACTGCATCATGTTAAAACACCTCTCCGCGGCCTGACAGGGGGCCGCGAAGAGTCTTGCTTGAGGGAATTTTTCCCAGAGGCGCCAGGTAGCCCAGGCGCCCTTAGTTGTCAACTGAGGACTGAGGGCTTGGGTCGGCGGGGGCCGAGGGGGAATCGAGCAGGATGAAGACCTCGTTGGGCTTCATGTAGCCGAAGCGCTCCCGGGCGAGGTACTCGAGGTAGCGGGGGTCCTGCAGGCGCTGGACCTCGGCGCGCAGCTCTTCCTGCTGGCGCAGCAGCCCGGCGTTCTCGTTTTGCAGGGAGCGGTAGAGCGACTTGAGGCGAAACAGGTCGAGGATGCCGTTGTTGCTGAACAGGGTCAAGAATCCGAAGCCCGCCAGGATCAGCAAGACGCCGCCGGCGAAGAAGCGCTTGAGAACCGGCGTCAATTGGCGGCGCGGGCGCGCGGCGGATTTTCCTTTGGCGGAGTTCATCTCTCTCCTGCTTAACAGAGGCGAGGTAGTTTTTCACGCACAATTTCCGGTTCCAGGGGCGAAAAAAAACCGCTCAGCGGCGCCGGCCGCCGATCCAATACAGCAGGAGGCTGAAAAAGAGGCTCAGCAGCAGTGAGGTCGCGATGGGGATATAAAGGCGGAAGCCCTCGCGCTTGACGGCGATGTCGCCGGGCAGGCGGCCCAGGTGTCGGAGCAGCGGCAGCTGCGAAAGCTGGGGCCAAAAATAAAGCCCCGCGCCGAGGAGGACGATCAAGAGGCCGGCGAGGACGAGGAATTTGCCCAGCTCCTGCATGGTGCCCTCAGAACAGCGAATCCTGCTTGGCCTTGAGGTCGGCCGCGCGCTCGGGGCGGGGCAGGCCGAAGTACTGGTAGGCGAGGTCCGTCGCCATCCGGCCGCGCGGCGTGCGCTGCAGGAATCCGCATTGGATGAGGTAGGGCTCGTAGACGTCCTCGATGGTGTCTTTCTCTTCGGCGATGGCGCTGGAGAGGGTTTCGACGCCCACCGGACCTCCTTGGAACTTCTCGAGGATGGTGCGCAGGATCTTGCGGTCCATGTGGTCGAAGCCCTTCTCGTCGACCTCCAAGAGGTTGAGGGCCTCTTTGGCGACCTTTTGGTCCAGCAGCCCCTGGGCCTTGACCTGCGCGTAGTCGCGGGAGCGCTTGAGCAGGCGGTTGACGATGCGGGGCGTGCCGCGGGCGCGCTGTGCCAGCTCGACGGCGCCCTCCTGCGTGATAGGGATCTCGAGGATCTTCGCGCTGCGCTTGACGATGGTCGCCAGCTCGTCGCCGCTATAGAAATCCAGCCGCGCCACGACGCCGAAGCGGTCGCGCAGCGGCGAGGTCAGCAGGCCGGCGCGGGTCGTCGCGCCCACCAGGGTGAAGCGCGGCAGGTCGAGTTTGATTGTCTTGGCCGAGGGGCCTTGGCCGATCACGATGTCGAGCTGAAAGTCCTCCATCGCGGGGTACAGGATCTCTTCGACCGTGGTGTTGAGGCGATGAATCTCGTCGATGAAGAGGACGTCGCGCTCTTCGAGATTGGTGAGGAGGGCGGCCAGGTCGCCGGGCCGCTCGATGGCGGGGCCGGAGGTCGACTTGATGTTGGCGCCCATCTCGTTGGCGATGATGATCGCGAGCGAGGTCTTGCCCAGGCCCGGCGGTCCCGAAAAGAGGCAGTGGTCCAGCGGCTCGCCCCGACGCTTCGCCGCCTCGATGAAGATCTCGAGCTTCTCCTTCACGCCCGTTTGTCCGACGTAGTCGGCGAGGCGCTTAGGCCGGAGCGAGCGGTCGATCTCTTCCTCCTCGGGAAGCAGGGCCGCGGCATCCATGTGGACGTTGTCACGGGACATGGGCGAGGATTAACTTAACTTCCTTTTTGAAACAACAGCGAAAATCGGACGTAATCGGGATAAACCTGCGCCCCCCGCTTCTCGAGGCGGATCTGGTCGAAGCGCAGCCGCGCCTTGCCTCCGGGAAGGGTCCGATCGAAGGTCATCTCCTCGGGCTTGAGGCGAAACATCGGGGATTCGCGCTCGGCGGGCGACGCGGTCTCGTAGCGAGTCTTGAGGAGAGGCCCGTAGATCGGCTCGAGGTCGATTTTCCCGAGCGGACGGCCTTCGAGATAGAGCTCGAGTTGTCTTCCCTCCTTGGGCAACACCGCGCAGACCGGAGACTCTTGGTTCCCCTGGGGGCACTCGGCGCTGGGGCGCCCGCCCTCGAGGAAACGAACCGCCTCGACGGGGAAGTAGAGGTCGAAGCCGCGTACGGAGACCTCGCGATAGGACGGAAAGTCGGTGAGGAAGTTGATCGCCACCGCCTCGGCCTCGACGAAGCCCTCCGGGGAAAGGGAGGGGTCGCGGGTCAAGATGCGGCGCAGAGGGCGAAGGTCGCAGCGGGGTTTTCCCTCCTCGTCGACGGTCTCCAATCTGGGGCCGAAATAAGGGCGAAGCCCTTCGCAGCCGTAGCGGCTTTCCAGGTAGCCGATTCGGCCGAGCAGCCCTTCCTTCGTCGCCGCGGGCAGGGCGAGCAGGGCCTCCGTCGCGGGGGCGCCGGGCGCCAAGCCGGCTTCCCTCAAGCTCGCCGCGAGCCGCGCCTCCTGGCTGCGACGGCTCACCTGATAGGGGCCCTGCGGGCCGCTCACCGTGAAGAGGGCGATCAGGCTGAGGCTGACCGGGATCCAGCGGATCCCGGGACGCTTCACCAGCAGGAAATACAGGCACAAGCCCAGGCCCCAGAGGCTGAGGACGACGGCGTAGTAGCGCGGCGGCGTCCAACCGAAGCGCTGGATCAGCCGAAAGACGGCGTAGGCCACCGCGCCCAGCATCGGGAGCAGCCCCAAGAAAAATCCCTTTTCGAAAGCCTTCAGCCAGCGCTCGCCGGGGTCCTCGCGGAGGGGGTAGAGCAGGAGATAGGTCAAGAGCCCGAAGCCGCCCCAGGCGAAGAAGGCCCCGGCCGTGGCGGGGTCGACCCTGCCTCCCGTCGCCAGCCGCTGGATCAGCCACAGCTCGAGGACGAGGCCGATGGCCACCGCCAAGGGCAGGAGGACGAATTGGGCAAAGGCCTTCAAGCCCCGCGGGTAGGGGGAAGGCTGGCGCTCCAAGGCCTCGAAATCCTCCGGCACCCCCGCCAAAAAGAACCAGGTATTGAAGATGCCGACGATCGAGGCGGCGAAAAAGACGAGGATATAGCCCAGGGCCCGAAACTCCAGGATCCTCGAGAGCGCCGCGAAGAACACCACGCAGCCGACGTAGAGAGTTCCGGAGAAGAGCAGGGCGGCCAAGATGCGAAGGAAAATGCGGCGATTGTATTCCCAAAATCCGCGCGGCTCCCGTCGGCCGAGGTAGGGCGCGTAGGCCGCGAAGGCGTGCAACGCAAAGAAGAGCCCGAGGTATTCGAAAAGAAAGGCCTCACCGACCGTCGCTTCGTTCCAGGAGCGCAGCCGCAGGTAATACAGACCCAGCGTCGCGAAGCCGAAGCCAAGCGGCAAGAGTTGCCGCGCCGGTCCCCGGTAACGCCGCTCGGCGATCAGGCTGAGTGAGTAGAGCCAGGAGATCCCCAGGGCCGCGACCAAGAGCAGGCGCCAATGCGCCCACTTCACCGGGTCGTCGCCCGACTGAAAGGCCGCCTGAATCACCAGCACCGTGCCCAGCGCGGCGACGGCCAGGACGCCGGGAAAACGCCGCAGGGCGCGCCCGGCCGCAGCGAGCAGTCCGGATTTGGATGCGGTTTGCGGCGTTTGGCTTTCGGTCGTCATGGAGGCTCCCTTCGTCGTCGCGGGAGTTAGGGCTCAGGACAGGGCCTTGAGCCCCTCGCGGACCAATTTTTCCAGCGGGAGCTCGTCGGCCCCGGGGATGGACTTCAAGGCCTGTTGCGCTTCTTGGCGGGTATAGCCCAGATTGACCAAGGCGCTGATCGCTTCTTCCGAAAGAGAGATCGGAGCGGCCAGGGCGGGCGCGGCAGCCTCGCCGCCCTTCGCCAACCAAGTCAGGACCTTGTCTTTCAGCTCGACGATGAGGCGCTCGGCGGTCTTCTTGCCGATGCCGGGGATCGCCGTCAGGCGAACCAGATCCTCGCCGCGGATCGCGGCGGCCAGGTCCTCGACCGGCAGGCCCGACATGATGGTCAGGGCCAGCTTGGGGCCGACGTTGCTCACCTGAATGAGCTTGAGGAAGAGCTCCTTCTCGGAGGCGCGGCGGAAGCCGTAGAGGCTGATGTTGTCCTCGCGCACGACGGTGTGGATCTTGAGCTCGAGCTTGGCGCCCAAATCGGGCAAAGAGAGGAGGGTGTTCTTGGCCAGAAAGACTTGGTAGCCGACGCCGCCGGTCACCAGCACCGCGTAGTCGGGTCCGATCTCTTCGAGGCTGCCTTGCAGGTAAGCGATCATCCGGCCTTCACCTTCTTCATCATGCGGTAGGAGTTGGCGTGGCAAAGCGCCACCGCGAGGGCGTCGGAGGCGTCGGCGAAGGCCGCGCCCGGCAGCTTCAAGAGGGCCTGAACCATCTTTTGGATCTGCTCCTTGCCGGCGTGTCCGTAACCGGTGACGGCCTGCTTGACCTGCAACGCGGTGTATTCGAAGAGCGGCAGGCCCGCGCGGGAGACCGCCACCATGGCGGCGCCGCGGGCATGGCCCAGCTTGAGCGTGCTTTGGACGTTTTTGGCGACGAAGATGTTCTCGATGGCGACCGCGTCCGGCGAGAATTTGCCGATCAGGGCCTCGACGTGGTCGTGGATGTAGCGCATGCGGTCGCCGAAGGCCTCCTTGGGGGGCGGAAAGATGCCGCCGTTGTCGAGGTGGGCGACGCGGCCCGAGACCTCCTCGATCAATCCGTAACCGGTCACCGTACAGCCGGGGTCGATGCCCAGGATCCGCATAAGCTCCTATTTCGCCAGCTTTTCCATTTCCTCTTCGGAGATGTCGAAGTTGGAATAGACGTTTTGCACGTCGTCGTGGTCCTCGAGGTTTTCCATCAACTTGAGCATCTTCTCGGCGGGGTCCCCGGTCAGCTTGACGGTGTTCTGCGGGATCAGGCCGATCTTGGCGCTCAGCGTGGGGATGTTTTTACCCTTGATCGCGTTCAGCACCGCATCGAAGCTCGCCGGATCGGCGAGGACCTCGAAGGAATCGCCGGCATCCTGGATGTCCTCGGCGCCCGCGTCGAGGGCGAGCTCCATGAGCGCGTCTTCGGCGACGGCCTTCTTGTCGACGACGATGCTGCCCTTCTTGTGAAAGACCCAGCCGACCGAGCCGGTCTCGCCCATGTTGCCGCCGCCCTTGCTGAGCAGGTGGCGGATCTCGGCGACGGTGCGGTTTTTGTTGTCGGTCAGGACCTCGATCATGATCGCGGCGCCGCCGGGACCGTAGGCCTCGTAGGTGATCTCGTCGTAGGTGACGCCTTCCATCTCGCCGGAGCCGCGCTTGATCGCGCGCTGGATGTTGTCGTTGGGCATGTTCTCGGCCTTGGCGGCGTCGATCGCGGTGCGAAGCCGGGGATTGCCCCCGGGGTCGCCGCCGCCCATCTTGGCGGCGACGGTGATCTCTTTGATGAGCTTGGAGAAGATTTTTCCGCGCTTGGCGTCGGTGGCGCCCTTCTTGCGCTTGATCGTTGCCCATTTACTGTGGCCGGACATGCTGAAACCTCGGATTCTAAAAAGGAAATTTCGAAAACAGACTGGATTTTGGATACCTGAGCGGCCGCGATTTCACAAGAGAAAGTTTGGCGCTTCGGGACTGGCGGCGAGCGTCGGAAGCCGCAGGGCCGCGGCCGCGCGGGCCCAGGCGGGCGGCAGGGCTGCATCGCCGATCAGGCAACGGAGCCGGCCGCCCAGCTGCGCGCGCAGGCGGCGGCGGGCGAGCCAGCCCAAGCTCTGTTCCTTTTCGGCCGGGAGCGCGAAGGCCTTGCCGAGGCCCTCGCGCTCGCCGGCATCGGGATTGAGCCAGGGTCCGTTCAAGAACAGGGCCTCCGGGCGAAAGCGGCGCAGCAGCGGACCGAGGGCCTCGCCCGGCGGTGCAAAGACCGACTGCAGGGCCGCGAAGATCGGCCAGTAGAGGCAGGCGACGCGCGCGAAGCTGCGGCTTAGGTCCGCCGCCGAGAGCAGGCGACGCGCCTTCGCGGCCCCGAGCGCGTGGCTCAGCTTGGCGCAGGCCTCGTTGACCTCGCCGTAGCGCAGCGGACGCTCTTCCAAAGCGCCGTCGGGCGCGACCCGAAGCGGGCTCATCTCGCGGTCCTCGGCCAGGCCCTGGCGGATGCGGCGGTAGGCGGCATGGTGCTTCGACTCGAAGCGGATCCCGGCGTTGAAGACGCGGCGAAAGCTGCGCGCGAGGCCCTCGGGATCGCCTTCGGGCTCTTCGGGCAAAATTACGCGCCGTAAGCCCTTGCTGCGTTCGCAGAGGACCCGCAGCGGGGCGAAGGTCTTGGCTTCGGCGTAGAGGAAGACCGGAGGATGGCGGCGGAACAATTCCTCGAGCCGCTCCGCGCCGATCTCCGCGGGCAGGGGCACGGTGCGCAGGCCTATCGTCAAGGCACCCAGCTCGGCGTAGCTCCAGGTGGGATGCGGCGAGGCGAGCAGGTAGAAACACTCGCCTTCGCGGGCGCCTTCCTCGAGCAGGCCCAGGCCGAAGTGCTTGGCCTTGGACTTGACGAACCACCAGGGCAGCTCATGGTATTCGCCGTCCTGCCAGAGACCCAGGGCCGGCGCCTCGGCCTGTTGCTTGGCCAGCTCGTAGAAGCGTTGCACGACGGTGAGGCTCATGGGGCTTTGGCCCTATTGCAGCTCGAAGCTCTTCTCGAAGGAAAACTGCGTCTCGGCGACCTTGTCGTAGACGGTGAAGACGGCGCGGTACTTCCCGACGGGGGCGTCCTTGGGCAGCTTGATCTGGTTGGCGAAGAGCATGCTGGGGTTGGCCTCCTTCACCACCTTGACCAGCTCGACGACGTTGGGTTGGTCCACCAGGACCTTGCCCTCCGGATCCTCCACCCGAAGGTCTTCGCCGATCGAGGCCTCCTGCTGCGCGTTCAGCTGAAATCCCTGCACCTTGAAGAAGACGAAGACCAAGTCGCCGCTGCGAAAGACCCCGTCCTTGCGGATCTGGCCGGGCGCGGGACCGGTCGCGAAGTAAAACTCCGCGAGGTTGAGCTTGTCGGAGGTGCTGGCGGGCAGGGGCGCCGCGCTCTTCGGCTTGTCGGGGACGGCCTTCGGCGCGGACGGCGCTGGGACCGGCGCGCCTTTCTTAGGAGCGGGCCGCGCGCCCGGCAAGAACACCTTCAGCCCCTCGATCGGGCCCAAGCCGTACTGGGCGCGGATCAAATTGTTCGGATTGCGAAAGCCGAAGTAGGCGACGGCCAAGACCAAGGCCACCGCGATCGCCGAACCGAGCCAGGCCTTCTGCGCCGGGGGCTTGGCGACGACCAAGGTGTCGGCCGCCATGTCGCCCAGGCGCTGCTTGCGGCGGCTCAGCGTCATCAGGGGATAGCCCAAAAAATAATCGAGGGGGCGGAAGAGATTGCGGATCAGGGCCCCGGTCCCGTCGGGCGGCTCGCCGTGGTCGAGGACGACCTGGCGCTTGAACAGGGCCTTGCCCGGCGTCGTCCCGGTGAGGAATTCCAGGACCGTGTAATAGGCGACGAAGAGCACCGGGAGGCTGAGCAGGACCACGTAGGAGAGCAGGGGCCGGCTTGGAACCATCAAGAGGAAGGTCCCGTAGATCAAGAGCAGCGAGAGGACCAGGTCGAGACACTCCGCGAAGATCCTGCTCAAGGTGGAGGCCAGCGGCGTGTGCGCCAGGTCGACGGCGGGGACGTAGCGGCGCGTCTTCTTGATGACGATCGTCTTCGCCGCGCGGTCGCCCAGCCGTTGGTTGAGCGGGGAGGACTCCATCGCGATCACCGCGATCAGGAAAAACAGCGGGTAGTCCACGATGCGCAAAAAATTACGGATGAAGACGTTGCCCAGCGAGGCGGCCTGGCCGCTCTCCTCGATAACGCGCAGGCGGCAGAAGAGCTTGCCCAGGGTGGCGCCGAACACGGATTCCATCGTGACGTAGTAGAAGAAGACGACCAGGAGGGTGATCCCGACGTGCATCAGGAAGCGCCCGCGACCCAGGTGCAGCGTGGCGATTCCCGGCATGCCGAAGAACTTGAGCAGGCCGTAGCCGACCAGGAAATAGGCGTAGAAGGCCACCAGCGAGTCGACGAGGAAGGCAGCGAAGCGGTCGCGCAGCGGGGCAGGCGAGTAGGCGCCCGCAGGCTGGGGGCGGGGCGCGGCACCCGAACGCGGCTCCTTGAGGACCACCGGCTGCGGCGGAGGCGGCTGATAGGGGAGCTCGCGCGGGGCCTCGCGGCGGGCTGTGGGCAGGGGCTCACCCATGGGGGTGGTGTTCTCATCGTGGACGACCACCCGGGAAGATCGCTTTTTGAATTCGATCTCGGTCAGCTCTTCTTCATCGTCGTCGTCCCAATTCAGGGGCATAAATTCTTTCAAGTGTCTAAGTGCCTAGGTGCCTAAGTGTCTAAGTTTTTG
This window harbors:
- a CDS encoding cold-shock protein: MAERERGKVKWFNNNKGFGFIEQENGQDVFVHYSAISGDGYKTLSEGQTVEFDLTTGAKGPQATNVSKV
- a CDS encoding septum formation initiator family protein — encoded protein: MNSAKGKSAARPRRQLTPVLKRFFAGGVLLILAGFGFLTLFSNNGILDLFRLKSLYRSLQNENAGLLRQQEELRAEVQRLQDPRYLEYLARERFGYMKPNEVFILLDSPSAPADPSPQSSVDN
- a CDS encoding DUF2905 domain-containing protein encodes the protein MQELGKFLVLAGLLIVLLGAGLYFWPQLSQLPLLRHLGRLPGDIAVKREGFRLYIPIATSLLLSLFFSLLLYWIGGRRR
- the ruvB gene encoding Holliday junction branch migration DNA helicase RuvB; this encodes MDAAALLPEEEEIDRSLRPKRLADYVGQTGVKEKLEIFIEAAKRRGEPLDHCLFSGPPGLGKTSLAIIIANEMGANIKSTSGPAIERPGDLAALLTNLEERDVLFIDEIHRLNTTVEEILYPAMEDFQLDIVIGQGPSAKTIKLDLPRFTLVGATTRAGLLTSPLRDRFGVVARLDFYSGDELATIVKRSAKILEIPITQEGAVELAQRARGTPRIVNRLLKRSRDYAQVKAQGLLDQKVAKEALNLLEVDEKGFDHMDRKILRTILEKFQGGPVGVETLSSAIAEEKDTIEDVYEPYLIQCGFLQRTPRGRMATDLAYQYFGLPRPERAADLKAKQDSLF
- a CDS encoding DUF4153 domain-containing protein, encoding MTTESQTPQTASKSGLLAAAGRALRRFPGVLAVAALGTVLVIQAAFQSGDDPVKWAHWRLLLVAALGISWLYSLSLIAERRYRGPARQLLPLGFGFATLGLYYLRLRSWNEATVGEAFLFEYLGLFFALHAFAAYAPYLGRREPRGFWEYNRRIFLRILAALLFSGTLYVGCVVFFAALSRILEFRALGYILVFFAASIVGIFNTWFFLAGVPEDFEALERQPSPYPRGLKAFAQFVLLPLAVAIGLVLELWLIQRLATGGRVDPATAGAFFAWGGFGLLTYLLLYPLREDPGERWLKAFEKGFFLGLLPMLGAVAYAVFRLIQRFGWTPPRYYAVVLSLWGLGLCLYFLLVKRPGIRWIPVSLSLIALFTVSGPQGPYQVSRRSQEARLAASLREAGLAPGAPATEALLALPAATKEGLLGRIGYLESRYGCEGLRPYFGPRLETVDEEGKPRCDLRPLRRILTRDPSLSPEGFVEAEAVAINFLTDFPSYREVSVRGFDLYFPVEAVRFLEGGRPSAECPQGNQESPVCAVLPKEGRQLELYLEGRPLGKIDLEPIYGPLLKTRYETASPAERESPMFRLKPEEMTFDRTLPGGKARLRFDQIRLEKRGAQVYPDYVRFSLLFQKGS
- the ruvA gene encoding Holliday junction branch migration protein RuvA; its protein translation is MIAYLQGSLEEIGPDYAVLVTGGVGYQVFLAKNTLLSLPDLGAKLELKIHTVVREDNISLYGFRRASEKELFLKLIQVSNVGPKLALTIMSGLPVEDLAAAIRGEDLVRLTAIPGIGKKTAERLIVELKDKVLTWLAKGGEAAAPALAAPISLSEEAISALVNLGYTRQEAQQALKSIPGADELPLEKLVREGLKALS
- the ruvC gene encoding crossover junction endodeoxyribonuclease RuvC; this translates as MRILGIDPGCTVTGYGLIEEVSGRVAHLDNGGIFPPPKEAFGDRMRYIHDHVEALIGKFSPDAVAIENIFVAKNVQSTLKLGHARGAAMVAVSRAGLPLFEYTALQVKQAVTGYGHAGKEQIQKMVQALLKLPGAAFADASDALAVALCHANSYRMMKKVKAG
- a CDS encoding YebC/PmpR family DNA-binding transcriptional regulator, which codes for MSGHSKWATIKRKKGATDAKRGKIFSKLIKEITVAAKMGGGDPGGNPRLRTAIDAAKAENMPNDNIQRAIKRGSGEMEGVTYDEITYEAYGPGGAAIMIEVLTDNKNRTVAEIRHLLSKGGGNMGETGSVGWVFHKKGSIVVDKKAVAEDALMELALDAGAEDIQDAGDSFEVLADPASFDAVLNAIKGKNIPTLSAKIGLIPQNTVKLTGDPAEKMLKLMENLEDHDDVQNVYSNFDISEEEMEKLAK